In Clostridia bacterium, the following proteins share a genomic window:
- a CDS encoding YicC family protein: MPRSMTGFGSGEAAEAGFRARVEVRAVNHRFLEVNARLPRSYLLLEERVRQTAARFVHRGHLDIFINVEQERAKKRPPKVDKDLLMAYYEYLREIAQYLDIQAEITLRDLVSLPGVLELEEEATDWEGAWPAVALALEAALQEVETTRLREGERLADDLRHRVRRLLAYLEQIDVLKEELLGHYRQRLASRLEEFLGPVTVDNRRVEEEVVIFAERSDVTEELVRLRSHLAAILTCLDNEGPVGRKLEFLAQEVHRELTTLGAKAAGTAVTPLVISCKEELEKIREQAQNLE, encoded by the coding sequence ATGCCCAGAAGTATGACCGGTTTCGGGTCGGGTGAGGCGGCGGAAGCCGGTTTCAGGGCCCGGGTGGAAGTGCGCGCGGTGAACCACCGGTTCCTGGAGGTTAATGCACGTTTGCCTCGGTCCTACCTGCTGTTGGAAGAAAGAGTCCGGCAAACCGCAGCGCGGTTCGTGCATCGCGGTCATCTGGATATCTTTATCAACGTAGAGCAAGAGAGAGCGAAAAAACGGCCGCCCAAGGTTGACAAGGACCTACTGATGGCTTATTATGAATACCTGAGGGAAATAGCGCAATATTTGGATATTCAAGCGGAAATTACCTTAAGAGACTTGGTTTCCCTTCCCGGGGTGTTGGAACTGGAGGAGGAGGCCACGGACTGGGAAGGTGCCTGGCCGGCCGTCGCTCTGGCTCTGGAGGCCGCCCTTCAGGAGGTAGAGACAACCCGCCTTCGGGAAGGCGAACGGCTGGCCGACGACCTGCGGCACCGCGTCCGGCGCCTGCTGGCCTACCTGGAACAAATCGACGTTTTAAAGGAGGAACTCCTCGGCCACTACCGTCAGCGCCTGGCCTCAAGGCTGGAGGAGTTCCTCGGCCCCGTAACGGTGGACAACCGACGGGTAGAGGAAGAGGTGGTAATATTTGCCGAACGCAGTGACGTAACCGAGGAGTTGGTTCGCCTGAGAAGCCATCTGGCCGCCATCTTGACCTGCCTGGACAACGAGGGGCCGGTAGGGCGCAAGCTCGAGTTCCTGGCACAGGAAGTACACCGTGAGCTGACCACCCTGGGGGCCAAGGCGGCAGGCACCGCCGTCACGCCGCTGGTGATTTCGTGCAAGGAAGAGCTGGAGAAGATCAGGGAACAGGCCCAGAACCTTGAGTAA